The Streptomyces sp. NBC_00775 genome includes the window GCGGTGCTGTGCCACGGCGTCCTGGAGTACGTGGACGACCCGGCCGAGGGCGTGCGCAACGTGGTGGACGCGCTGCGCCCCGAGGGTGTCCTCAGCCTGCTCGCCGCAGGCCTGGGCGGAGCCGTGCTGGCCCGCGCCCTCGCCGGGCACTTCAAGGAGGCCAGGCAGGCGCTCGATGACCCGGACGGACGCTGGGGCGAGGGTGATCCCGTACCGCACCGCTTCACCGCCGGACAGCTCACCGCCCTCGTCGAGGGCGCGGGCCTGCGCGTCGGCGCCGTGCACGGCGTGCGAGTCTTCGCGGACCTGGTGCCGGGAGTCCTCGTGGACACCGAGCCCGGGGCCCTGGAGGCACTGCTGAAGCTGGAGGCGGCGGCGGCCGAGCTCGCCGCGTTCCACTCCGTGGCGACCCAGCTCCATGTGCTCGGTGAGGCGCAGGGGGCGGCCGAGGACTGAGTAGCCTCCGGCGCCCGAGCGCCCCGGAGGCGAACGCGGCCAAAGAGGGGCGCACCGCTGATCAGGGGCTTGGCGGCAGATGGAGTACGCCACAGACCGTCCGATCGGGTGCTCGGCGCCGTATGATCGAGGGAGACCGTCCGGCATGACGGACCGTTCGCTGGGGAATGGACGCCTCAGTGGATCGGGGCGCCATGGCGGGTTCCGGTTGGCGAATTGGCGTAGAGGGGCGGGTTTCACGGGGGCGATTCCCTGCCTATCCTGAAGGGGACCCCCGGTCGCCCCGGCGACTGCACGATGAGGAGGACTCCGTGCCGCTCTCGGAGCACGAGCAGCGAATGCTCGAGCAGATGGAGCGAGCGCTGTACGCCGAAGATCCCAAGTTCGCGACAGCGCTTGAGGGAAGCGGGCTGCGTACGTACACCCGGCGACGGGTCTACCAGGCGGTCGCGGGCTTCCTGGTGGGTATCGCGCTCCTCATGGCCGGAATGGTCGCAGTACAGATCTGGCTCAGCGTGGTGGGCTTCCTCGTCATGCTGGGCTGCGCGGTACTTGCCGTCACCGGTTGGCGCAAGGCTCCCAAACCGGGTGAACAACCGGCAGCGCCCGGCACACCCGCCACTCGCCGTCAGGGTCGGCAGCGCCGTTCCCTGATGCACCGCATCGAAGAACGCTGGCAGCGCCGCCGCGACGAACAGGGCCACTAGTCCTCCGGGCGCCGCGGCCGAAGAAACGCACGTGAGGGGGTGTCCACCCAGGTGGTGGACACCCCCTCACGCACGCCCCTGAACCTGCCCAGGAGTCCCGGCACGGCGGCGGCGCACGGGTCGGCGCACCAGCGGTAGTGGCTGCCGGACTTGCGACAGTACCGAGGGAATCCGCACGCACCGCGGCAGACCCGGGGACACATGTGGCGCCACCCCGGACGGGGTGGCGCCACATGCGTCCGTGACCGTCAGCTGTTCTGACCCGAAGGACGGCGCAGCAGGGTCTCCCTGCGGGCCGCGAGACGGGCCGTCAGGCTCACCCGGCGGGCCGAGGCCGCCCAGACGACACGGATGGCTGAGCGGGGTGCGAGAAGGGCGCGGAGGCGGGCAGGGCGGCTCGCCGAGGTGCGCAGGGCGTCCGCGATGCGGCGCGCGTCGTCCGCGAGGCCTGCCACCGGTCGGGGATGCGGGGCGTAGAGAACCTGTTCCACGGCTGCCGCCAGCCGGTGCACCGCGTCCGACGCCGTCGGATCGAGGCCCCCGAGACGGACGATCCGGGCGGCGGCCTTGCGTGGCGTCTGCGACTCGTCCGGCGCGATCCCGTGGTCCCACGCCGTATCGGTCACCTCCTGCCAGACGCCCAGCGTGTACGCCGCCGCGTCCGCCTCGGTGCGGCCGTGCCCGCCGAGCCGAACGGCCCGTATCCGCATCCGCCAGAGCATCGGCAGCAGCGGCACCGCCAGGACCAGGAGCCCCGCCAAGGTCAGCCCCAGGATCTTGAACCACGGCCAGTTGTCGTCGTGGGAGCTCGCCGTCGCCGCCGCGGACTCGCTCGGGCACGCCTCCAGCTTGCGCTCCTGTGCCGTGCAGCTCTCGCTCGCCGACGGGGCACTGGAGGGCGCCGCGGACGAGGACAGCGTGGGCTTCGGAACGGCCGGCACGCTGTTGCCGGGGGTGTCCGTCTGGGTGTACTCCGGCACCGTGCCCCGGTTCGGGGTCGGTTCGAAGCGGGTCCAGCCCACTCCCTCGAAGTACAGCTCGGGCCAGGCGTGCGCGTCGCGCAGCCCCACCGACATCGAACCGTCCGCCTGCGGGGAGCCGGGCGTGAAGCCCACCGCCACACGGGCCGGTATCCCCAGCGTCCGGGCCATCGCGGCCATCGCGAAGGAGAAGTGGACGCAGAAGCCCTCCTTCTCCTTCAGGAACCGCGCGATCGCGGCGGAGCCGCTGCCGACCTGCACCTGGGTGTCGTAGCGGAAGTTGCCGCTGACGGCGA containing:
- a CDS encoding methyltransferase, with the protein product MSDPMRPRASLRTAVVWEVLKDALDRRVKATGRESLDVLDTGGGSGNFAVPVARLGHRVTVVDPSPNALFALERRAAEAGVADRVQGVQGDAHGLFDVVERGGYDAVLCHGVLEYVDDPAEGVRNVVDALRPEGVLSLLAAGLGGAVLARALAGHFKEARQALDDPDGRWGEGDPVPHRFTAGQLTALVEGAGLRVGAVHGVRVFADLVPGVLVDTEPGALEALLKLEAAAAELAAFHSVATQLHVLGEAQGAAED
- a CDS encoding DUF3040 domain-containing protein codes for the protein MPLSEHEQRMLEQMERALYAEDPKFATALEGSGLRTYTRRRVYQAVAGFLVGIALLMAGMVAVQIWLSVVGFLVMLGCAVLAVTGWRKAPKPGEQPAAPGTPATRRQGRQRRSLMHRIEERWQRRRDEQGH